One part of the bacterium genome encodes these proteins:
- a CDS encoding GAF domain-containing protein produces the protein MTDGTKDKKAQGEYLLHVLEQGKTFTEQLLKENAELRAAINRLQKQAGEGPGLGKAPPADDPELKKKYDELAAAYNGLRDRYRKLAGELNAIKTENIDFAKKYVEIEEQNTSLANLYVASYQLHSTLNFAEVVRIVVEIVINLIGAEKLGVFIFDEETERLECVAHEGLAKGERRPIVIGEGLQGKVAAFGESYYITDEAKQRGAEKAGEPIACIPAKIQNRLIGVISIYRLLRQKDGFTSIDFKLFDLLAGHAATALYSSKLYALSERRLDTFRSFLDLLKIPRDDGQTDYR, from the coding sequence ATGACCGACGGGACCAAAGACAAGAAGGCGCAGGGGGAGTACCTGCTCCACGTTTTAGAGCAAGGCAAAACTTTTACGGAGCAGTTACTCAAAGAGAACGCGGAGCTTCGGGCTGCGATTAACCGGTTGCAGAAGCAGGCCGGTGAAGGGCCGGGGCTGGGTAAGGCGCCGCCTGCCGACGACCCCGAGCTGAAGAAGAAGTACGACGAGCTCGCGGCCGCCTATAACGGCTTGCGCGACCGGTACCGGAAATTAGCCGGAGAGTTGAACGCCATAAAAACCGAGAACATCGACTTCGCTAAGAAGTACGTCGAAATAGAAGAACAGAACACCAGCCTCGCCAATTTGTACGTCGCCTCCTACCAGCTCCATTCCACCCTCAACTTCGCCGAGGTCGTTCGCATCGTCGTCGAAATCGTAATCAACCTCATCGGCGCGGAGAAGCTCGGCGTCTTCATCTTCGACGAGGAAACCGAACGTTTGGAGTGTGTCGCTCACGAAGGCCTCGCGAAAGGGGAAAGGCGCCCCATCGTAATCGGCGAAGGCCTTCAGGGAAAGGTTGCCGCGTTCGGCGAATCGTACTATATAACGGACGAGGCGAAACAACGCGGGGCCGAAAAAGCGGGCGAGCCCATCGCCTGCATACCGGCGAAAATACAGAACCGTTTGATAGGCGTAATATCGATATACAGACTCCTACGCCAGAAGGACGGTTTCACGTCCATCGATTTCAAGCTATTCGACTTATTGGCGGGCCACGCCGCGACCGCGCTTTATTCCTCTAAGCTGTACGCCCTCTCCGAACGAAGGCTGGATACTTTCCGCTCGTTCTTGGATTTATTGAAGATACCCCGCGACGACGGTCAAACCGACTACCGCTAA
- a CDS encoding FAD-linked oxidase C-terminal domain-containing protein gives MVKQLRSRLGAAAVLDGAADRYVHAFDATASPALPDVVVVPNGVEDLAWACETLWAAGVATTPRGAGTGYAGGAVPARGGAVIVCDRLKRVEGPEGGAVAVEPGVVGDDLNRYLKNYGKFYPVDPASAEASTLGGHVATNAGGPRALKYGVTRDYVAAVEVVSPSRGRELYRDEPGKPDVLSVLVGSEGTLAVFLRIWLRVLTAPEATAAAVATFDDAVAAAEVAGDVLGAGVLPAKLEFLDRRCLECVNAKEPGVLDEGAAAALMFEFDGSPDAVAGELAATAAIAGKAAARRVETAPDAATAERLWRARRGISPALGMLAPHKTNEDVCVPLSKIPALLEFVAQQEEAYDVPVPTFGHIGDGNLHVNFMYDRRVDEQRRRVAEAVSGLMARVVELGGTITGEHGVGTAKASFLPLEQSAAEFAYARRVKHSFDAPGLLNPGKIFPG, from the coding sequence TTGGTTAAACAATTAAGATCGCGGCTGGGCGCCGCCGCGGTTTTGGACGGCGCCGCGGATCGCTACGTTCACGCCTTCGACGCGACGGCGAGCCCGGCCTTGCCGGACGTGGTCGTCGTCCCCAACGGGGTGGAAGATTTGGCGTGGGCGTGCGAGACGCTGTGGGCGGCGGGCGTCGCGACGACGCCGCGGGGCGCGGGGACCGGTTACGCCGGCGGCGCGGTGCCGGCTCGAGGAGGGGCCGTAATCGTATGCGACAGATTGAAAAGGGTCGAGGGCCCCGAAGGCGGCGCCGTAGCCGTGGAGCCGGGTGTCGTGGGCGACGACCTCAACCGTTATTTGAAGAACTACGGTAAGTTTTACCCCGTGGACCCGGCCAGCGCCGAGGCGTCGACGCTGGGGGGGCACGTCGCGACGAACGCCGGCGGCCCGCGCGCGCTTAAGTACGGCGTGACGCGCGATTACGTCGCCGCCGTAGAGGTCGTAAGCCCCTCCCGCGGCCGGGAGCTATACCGCGACGAACCGGGTAAACCGGACGTGCTCAGCGTCCTCGTCGGGTCGGAGGGTACGCTGGCAGTATTCCTTCGGATATGGCTGCGGGTATTGACGGCCCCCGAGGCCACGGCCGCGGCGGTAGCGACGTTCGACGACGCGGTCGCGGCGGCCGAGGTAGCGGGCGACGTACTCGGCGCGGGCGTCCTCCCCGCCAAGCTCGAGTTCCTGGACCGCCGTTGCCTCGAGTGCGTAAATGCCAAGGAGCCGGGGGTGTTGGACGAAGGCGCGGCCGCGGCGTTGATGTTCGAGTTCGACGGCTCGCCGGACGCCGTCGCGGGCGAGTTGGCGGCGACGGCCGCGATAGCCGGCAAGGCCGCGGCGCGTAGAGTGGAGACCGCTCCGGACGCCGCGACGGCGGAGCGTCTTTGGCGCGCGCGGCGCGGCATTTCGCCGGCGTTGGGGATGCTCGCGCCCCACAAGACGAACGAAGACGTATGCGTTCCCCTTTCCAAAATCCCGGCCTTGTTGGAATTCGTCGCGCAACAGGAAGAGGCGTACGACGTACCGGTCCCCACGTTCGGCCATATCGGCGACGGCAACCTCCACGTAAACTTCATGTACGACCGGCGGGTCGACGAGCAGCGCCGCCGCGTCGCCGAGGCGGTATCGGGACTTATGGCCCGGGTGGTGGAGCTGGGCGGTACGATAACCGGCGAGCACGGCGTCGGTACGGCCAAGGCTTCGTTTTTACCGCTCGAGCAAAGCGCGGCGGAATTCGCATACGCGCGTCGCGTGAAGCATTCCTTCGACGCGCCGGGCTTGTTGAACCCGGGGAAAATATTCCCTGGATAG
- a CDS encoding TetR/AcrR family transcriptional regulator: MSGINKDNPTRRRILKAARRLFAARGYHAVSITDLAKTARVNRAVLYYYFKNKRDLYRETIKSVLELIPALWERPAVKEGSPVERLDNYVAALWRTLAENRDAMPVIMREISTGGPERELIFKQYIVPNAVHLAEIIEEGAARGDFDGAAPLMAAVAVLSGMIMPNFGLAAGGPFFGRAAEVLSEGSAYVDFYRGYVRRALGAKAAGSGGKRGTNK, from the coding sequence ATGAGCGGAATTAATAAAGATAATCCTACGCGGCGTCGCATCCTCAAGGCGGCGCGGCGGCTTTTTGCGGCCCGCGGGTACCACGCGGTATCGATTACGGACCTGGCGAAGACGGCCCGGGTTAACCGCGCCGTACTCTATTACTATTTCAAGAATAAGCGGGATTTATATCGGGAGACGATAAAGAGCGTCCTCGAGTTGATACCCGCGTTATGGGAAAGGCCCGCCGTAAAGGAAGGGTCGCCCGTCGAACGCCTCGACAACTACGTGGCGGCGCTGTGGCGAACGCTGGCGGAGAATCGCGACGCTATGCCCGTCATTATGCGGGAGATATCGACCGGAGGGCCGGAGCGCGAACTTATATTTAAACAATACATCGTGCCGAACGCGGTACACTTAGCCGAGATAATCGAGGAGGGGGCCGCGCGGGGTGATTTCGACGGCGCGGCTCCCCTTATGGCCGCCGTCGCGGTCTTGAGCGGGATGATCATGCCCAACTTCGGTTTGGCGGCGGGCGGACCGTTCTTCGGCCGGGCCGCGGAGGTTTTGTCGGAAGGTAGCGCGTACGTGGATTTCTATCGCGGCTACGTCCGGCGGGCGCTCGGCGCGAAGGCCGCCGGTAGCGGAGGTAAGCGTGGCACTAATAAATAG
- a CDS encoding methyl-accepting chemotaxis protein, producing the protein MGSRRVTLRFQLFAIFLVYIVVLVVLAAAARITGAWGLVAAVLAFTVLGAAAIYWWFDKRVFRPLGGAVAFLESIAAGDLSVEPRPRTEDEIGRLYRAIDAMAVGIRELLVGIKQAGLDINKGTSEILASIVQQSAGASEQASSISETSTTVTEVKQTSEQAAGRAQDIVGVSEQSAEFCTDGETSVEKTVEEFDLIADQVEKSAVSVLTLSEKTQQISEILRTVRELAERSNILSLNASIEAARAGEAGKGFGVVAVEVKNLADQSKAAASQIQEILNEIQSAANTSVMVAEEASKRVDRGKEIVGILRERMENLSEAVATVGRSAKQIASSSNQQSIGMEQVALAMENINQVAAENVTSIKEIEDAARGLSDLGARLAGLTGRYRLEV; encoded by the coding sequence ATGGGCTCGCGGCGGGTAACGTTAAGGTTCCAGTTATTCGCGATATTTTTGGTATATATCGTGGTACTGGTGGTATTGGCCGCGGCGGCCCGAATTACCGGCGCTTGGGGTTTAGTCGCGGCGGTACTCGCGTTTACCGTGTTGGGCGCGGCGGCGATATATTGGTGGTTCGACAAGCGCGTATTCCGACCGCTGGGGGGCGCCGTGGCTTTCCTGGAGAGCATCGCGGCTGGCGATTTGAGCGTGGAACCGCGCCCGCGGACCGAAGACGAAATAGGAAGGCTATATCGCGCCATAGACGCTATGGCGGTGGGCATCCGCGAGCTTTTAGTCGGTATCAAACAAGCCGGCCTGGACATTAACAAGGGGACCAGCGAGATACTGGCCTCCATCGTCCAGCAGAGCGCGGGCGCGAGCGAGCAAGCGTCGTCGATAAGCGAGACCAGCACGACCGTGACGGAGGTCAAACAGACGAGCGAGCAAGCGGCGGGTCGCGCCCAGGACATCGTCGGCGTCTCGGAACAGTCCGCCGAGTTTTGCACCGACGGCGAAACGTCGGTCGAGAAGACGGTCGAAGAATTCGATCTCATCGCCGACCAGGTGGAGAAGAGCGCCGTCAGCGTTTTAACGTTGTCCGAGAAGACCCAACAGATAAGCGAAATACTGCGTACTGTTCGAGAGCTCGCCGAGCGGTCGAACATCCTGTCGTTGAACGCGTCCATCGAAGCCGCCCGGGCGGGCGAGGCCGGCAAGGGTTTCGGCGTCGTTGCCGTCGAGGTCAAGAACCTTGCCGACCAGTCGAAGGCCGCGGCGTCGCAGATCCAGGAGATATTGAACGAAATCCAAAGCGCGGCCAACACCTCCGTGATGGTAGCCGAAGAAGCGTCGAAGAGGGTTGACCGCGGTAAAGAGATCGTCGGTATCTTACGCGAACGTATGGAGAACTTATCCGAGGCCGTAGCAACCGTCGGACGTTCGGCGAAGCAAATCGCGTCGTCTTCCAATCAGCAGAGCATCGGTATGGAGCAGGTAGCGTTAGCTATGGAGAACATTAACCAGGTCGCGGCCGAGAACGTGACCAGCATCAAAGAGATCGAGGACGCCGCCCGCGGCTTGAGCGATTTGGGTGCCCGGCTGGCGGGCTTGACGGGCCGTTACAGGTTGGAGGTGTAG
- a CDS encoding NHL repeat-containing protein: protein MRIHYIIPAFLLALSCAPQERTERYVDVGRLNLPGDSWEPTALAVAPDGKIYVGDSSLNCAVQIFDVDGLYLGAIGGLGKGPGELFVPTDVAADPDGNIYVAEFGTHRVSAFRADGTFVRTIGERDLAAPFGVAAGPDGKIYVADAEAGGLLIFSPEGVLLETWGEDRDTGQILDVAIAPDGGVAYAPGAAGDVLFFTAGRANPLRLKIGEDLASVPAEIAFGPGGNFFILSQRTDAGGALENFVAEFSPKGELLEEVPLSLTAPSAVAVAPNGTLYVADGTRREVRIYRPRQSEPPR, encoded by the coding sequence ATGCGTATACATTATATCATACCGGCCTTCCTGCTGGCGCTATCGTGCGCCCCGCAAGAACGCACCGAGCGCTACGTCGACGTGGGCCGCTTGAACCTACCCGGCGATTCGTGGGAACCGACGGCCTTAGCCGTCGCCCCGGACGGGAAAATATACGTCGGCGATTCGTCGCTAAATTGCGCCGTTCAAATTTTCGACGTCGACGGCTTGTACCTCGGCGCCATCGGCGGCTTGGGAAAAGGGCCCGGCGAGCTCTTCGTGCCGACCGACGTCGCCGCCGACCCGGATGGTAATATATACGTCGCGGAATTCGGGACCCACCGCGTTTCGGCCTTCCGCGCCGACGGGACTTTCGTCAGGACCATAGGCGAGCGCGACCTCGCCGCGCCGTTCGGCGTAGCCGCGGGTCCGGACGGGAAGATATACGTCGCCGACGCCGAAGCCGGCGGCCTATTAATATTTTCGCCCGAAGGCGTACTCCTCGAGACGTGGGGAGAAGACCGCGATACGGGCCAAATACTGGACGTCGCCATCGCTCCCGACGGCGGCGTAGCGTACGCACCCGGGGCCGCGGGCGACGTTTTATTCTTCACGGCCGGCCGCGCCAACCCGCTCCGTTTAAAAATCGGGGAAGACCTCGCGTCCGTACCGGCCGAAATCGCGTTCGGCCCCGGCGGCAATTTCTTCATCCTAAGCCAGCGCACGGACGCCGGCGGCGCGCTGGAGAATTTCGTCGCGGAGTTCTCGCCCAAAGGCGAACTGCTCGAGGAGGTCCCGCTCTCGCTGACCGCCCCCTCGGCCGTCGCGGTAGCGCCCAACGGGACCTTATACGTGGCCGACGGCACCCGCCGCGAGGTACGGATATACCGGCCCCGGCAAAGCGAGCCGCCGCGCTAA
- a CDS encoding response regulator, translating into MRERRRILLVDDTETILLFLKTLLAGQDFDFLTAKNGAEAVERARRERPDLVLLDIFMPVMDGIEACRVMKGDPELKNIPVVIVTARSEAENVERCLEAGCDDYVFKPIRKLELLDKINRLLGRS; encoded by the coding sequence ATGAGGGAACGCAGAAGGATACTCTTAGTCGACGATACCGAAACGATCCTGTTATTCCTGAAGACGCTTCTGGCCGGCCAGGATTTCGATTTTTTGACGGCCAAGAACGGTGCCGAGGCGGTCGAACGAGCCCGCCGCGAGCGGCCGGACCTCGTTTTGCTCGACATATTCATGCCGGTGATGGACGGCATCGAGGCTTGCCGCGTCATGAAGGGGGACCCGGAGCTCAAGAACATCCCGGTAGTTATCGTTACGGCGCGGAGCGAAGCCGAAAACGTCGAACGGTGTTTGGAAGCCGGATGCGACGATTACGTCTTCAAGCCCATTAGGAAGTTAGAGTTGCTCGATAAGATAAACCGATTACTCGGGCGGAGTTAA
- the cheB gene encoding chemotaxis-specific protein-glutamate methyltransferase CheB — translation MEEKIRPIRVLVAEDSAVVARVLVDVLTTDPDIEVVGVAADGVEAVAMAKSLKPDLITMDVRMPKMDGLVATRKIMEEMPTPIVVVSASVNVQDLNITFEALRAGALEIIEKPKGIGQKDYEAVRGRLNRAVKAMSEVKVVRRMPEARLRRRSRLPKAVLRAGEKGRVVLIGSSTGGPAALEKIFSQLPVKFPAPVLAVQHIAPGFIGGLAEWLTQGSGLHVKVAAAGEEPQPGTVYFAPDGYHMVVDQYGLIALDDGPPEKGHKPSVDRLFTTAARTWGSRCIGALLTGMGKDGVAGLAEVKRAGGLAFAQDEKSAVIYGMPKEAVAAGVVDKVLSLGDIAAEMVSLTS, via the coding sequence ATGGAAGAAAAGATACGACCTATCCGGGTTTTGGTGGCGGAAGATTCCGCCGTCGTGGCGCGAGTCTTAGTCGACGTGCTAACGACGGACCCGGATATCGAAGTAGTCGGGGTAGCCGCCGACGGCGTCGAAGCGGTCGCGATGGCGAAGTCGCTCAAACCCGACCTTATAACGATGGACGTCCGGATGCCCAAGATGGACGGCCTAGTCGCCACGCGAAAAATTATGGAGGAGATGCCGACGCCCATCGTTGTCGTGAGTGCGAGCGTAAACGTGCAGGATTTGAACATTACGTTTGAAGCCTTACGCGCCGGCGCCCTCGAGATTATAGAAAAACCGAAGGGAATCGGCCAGAAGGACTACGAGGCCGTCCGGGGTAGGCTAAACAGGGCCGTCAAAGCGATGAGCGAAGTGAAAGTCGTTCGCCGGATGCCGGAGGCTAGGTTGCGGCGTCGTTCGCGCCTACCGAAGGCGGTTTTGCGGGCGGGCGAAAAGGGGCGGGTGGTACTTATCGGGAGCTCGACCGGAGGGCCGGCCGCGCTCGAGAAGATATTTTCACAACTACCGGTTAAGTTCCCGGCCCCGGTTTTGGCAGTGCAACACATCGCGCCGGGCTTCATCGGCGGCCTCGCCGAGTGGTTGACCCAAGGCTCGGGGTTGCACGTTAAAGTCGCCGCGGCGGGGGAGGAACCGCAACCGGGTACGGTTTATTTCGCTCCCGACGGGTACCATATGGTCGTAGACCAGTACGGCCTTATTGCCTTGGACGACGGCCCGCCCGAGAAAGGCCATAAACCTTCCGTTGACCGCCTTTTTACGACTGCGGCGCGAACGTGGGGGTCGCGCTGTATCGGCGCTCTGCTGACCGGTATGGGCAAGGACGGCGTGGCCGGTTTGGCGGAGGTAAAGCGCGCGGGTGGCCTCGCGTTCGCCCAGGATGAAAAGAGTGCCGTCATATACGGGATGCCCAAAGAGGCGGTGGCGGCGGGCGTCGTAGATAAAGTATTGTCGCTCGGGGACATCGCGGCCGAGATGGTCTCGCTTACGTCTTAG
- a CDS encoding response regulator: MSDASQDPMEEIFAMFRAEGREHVNRVTELLLALERGDVDAAGLEELFRAAHSLKGSASTLGVNGVAEIAHAMEDVFGAVRRGEVKYDEKANSEILAALDVISVLIEEATPEQEADDPRAPVAADGVRRLLEAGGGTGRSPSRAEGGGVMEKGKAAADAGATAFEEKRGSGVRRSGEETVRLPVAKLDAVIDGFSEMWEEKFRNDEFGARFHGLALSARAAGKTLDEALETYRRGGDAEEFLRQVEKAAEAFNSADREIRAIDFDYGGAAKAFELNLAGFGDELSRLRMAPLRGLFRGFRRPVRDLAVRLGKNVRLDIVGEDKELDKTIIELIKDPLNHILRNAVDHGIEGESTRRAAGKPQAGRVLISSTRVGSRLFIEIEDDGRGIDLEEVKKAAVGAGVVRAEAAEGLEPGEIARLVFEPGLTTKAEVSEFGGRGVGLDIVVANVAALGGAVDVWTEAGVGTRFTIQLPLTIATARGALVEAGNARFIVPSSAIRRVALASAGDFETVEGRPVMRYEGRTIAAGELAAILGTGGNGGFEAGSAVLVLSSPSGDAALVVSGVAGEGEFLTKDLSDVGAQMPYFGAAHVTGKGEVILILNADVLVREIMRGEVAVRPVAAAAPEVRKRTVLVVDDSLTTRALEKNILEAAGYDVAVASDGREALEVLAEVPCDLAVVDLQMPRMDGYELTRRLRASADYRDLPVVVVTSLETDKDMARGLEAGADAYIKKSHFDQRELLSVIEQFI; encoded by the coding sequence ATGAGCGACGCGTCGCAGGACCCGATGGAAGAAATTTTCGCTATGTTCCGGGCGGAGGGTCGGGAGCACGTGAACCGCGTAACCGAGCTCCTGCTCGCTTTGGAGCGCGGCGACGTCGACGCCGCCGGATTGGAGGAGTTGTTTCGTGCCGCGCATAGTTTGAAGGGGTCTGCCAGTACGCTGGGCGTTAACGGCGTGGCGGAGATCGCGCACGCCATGGAAGACGTCTTCGGCGCGGTAAGGCGGGGCGAGGTCAAGTACGACGAAAAGGCCAATAGCGAGATATTGGCCGCCTTGGATGTGATAAGCGTATTAATCGAAGAGGCCACGCCGGAACAGGAGGCGGATGACCCCCGCGCGCCGGTGGCGGCCGATGGGGTGCGGCGTTTGCTCGAAGCCGGCGGCGGCACCGGGCGGTCGCCGTCTCGCGCCGAGGGCGGGGGGGTTATGGAAAAGGGTAAAGCCGCGGCCGACGCGGGGGCGACGGCGTTCGAGGAGAAACGGGGTAGCGGAGTGCGGCGTTCGGGAGAGGAGACGGTACGGCTGCCGGTCGCGAAGCTGGACGCGGTGATAGACGGTTTTTCCGAAATGTGGGAAGAGAAATTCAGAAACGACGAATTCGGCGCCCGGTTTCACGGCCTAGCGCTCTCGGCCCGGGCCGCCGGTAAGACGCTTGACGAAGCCCTCGAGACGTACCGGCGGGGGGGGGACGCGGAGGAATTTTTACGTCAGGTGGAAAAAGCGGCCGAGGCTTTCAACTCGGCTGACCGCGAGATACGCGCCATCGATTTCGACTACGGCGGCGCGGCGAAGGCGTTCGAGCTAAATCTCGCCGGTTTCGGAGATGAGTTGAGCCGGCTTCGGATGGCGCCGCTGCGGGGGTTATTCAGGGGTTTCCGGCGGCCGGTGCGCGACCTCGCCGTTCGATTAGGGAAAAACGTGCGACTGGATATCGTAGGCGAGGACAAAGAACTCGATAAAACTATAATCGAACTTATTAAAGACCCCCTCAACCACATCTTGCGGAATGCGGTCGACCACGGCATCGAGGGCGAGAGCACGCGGCGCGCGGCGGGTAAACCGCAAGCGGGTAGGGTTCTTATATCGAGCACGCGCGTGGGTTCGCGTTTGTTTATCGAGATAGAGGACGACGGCCGGGGGATAGATTTGGAGGAAGTCAAGAAAGCGGCGGTAGGTGCCGGCGTGGTCCGTGCCGAAGCGGCGGAGGGTCTGGAACCGGGGGAAATCGCGAGGCTGGTGTTCGAGCCGGGGTTAACGACGAAAGCGGAGGTTTCCGAATTCGGCGGCCGGGGCGTGGGGCTCGATATCGTCGTCGCCAACGTCGCCGCGCTGGGGGGGGCGGTTGACGTTTGGACGGAAGCCGGCGTGGGTACCAGGTTTACGATCCAATTACCCCTTACTATAGCGACGGCCCGGGGGGCGTTAGTTGAAGCGGGAAACGCCCGATTCATCGTACCCTCGAGCGCCATCAGGCGGGTGGCCCTGGCGTCGGCCGGCGACTTCGAAACGGTGGAGGGTAGGCCGGTAATGCGGTACGAAGGAAGGACGATCGCGGCCGGCGAGCTGGCGGCGATTTTGGGCACCGGCGGCAACGGGGGTTTCGAAGCCGGTTCCGCGGTATTGGTTTTATCTTCGCCCTCGGGGGATGCCGCGCTGGTCGTTTCCGGCGTAGCGGGGGAGGGCGAATTCCTGACGAAAGACTTGAGCGACGTCGGCGCGCAGATGCCGTATTTCGGCGCCGCGCACGTTACCGGGAAGGGCGAAGTAATCTTGATATTGAACGCCGACGTTTTAGTGCGCGAGATAATGCGCGGGGAAGTGGCCGTTCGCCCCGTCGCGGCGGCGGCGCCCGAGGTGCGGAAGCGAACCGTACTCGTAGTCGACGACTCCTTAACGACGCGCGCGTTGGAGAAGAATATCCTCGAGGCGGCCGGGTACGACGTCGCCGTCGCGAGCGACGGCCGGGAAGCGTTGGAGGTGCTGGCCGAAGTGCCGTGCGACCTTGCCGTCGTCGACCTCCAGATGCCCCGGATGGACGGGTACGAGTTGACGAGGCGCCTCCGCGCGTCCGCGGATTACCGCGATTTGCCGGTTGTCGTCGTGACGTCGCTCGAGACGGACAAGGATATGGCCCGCGGCCTGGAGGCCGGCGCCGACGCGTACATAAAGAAAAGCCACTTCGACCAACGCGAATTGCTGTCGGTTATTGAGCAGTTTATCTGA
- the trmFO gene encoding methylenetetrahydrofolate--tRNA-(uracil(54)-C(5))-methyltransferase (FADH(2)-oxidizing) TrmFO produces MKMPTVIIGGGLAGVEAAWQCARFGVPVELYEMRPAKMTPAHRTGALAELVCSNSFKSMVEGTAPALLKEEMRRLGSLTLQAAASARVPAGGALAVDRVRFAEEVTAALEGHAGIDVVRAEVEELPPAPAVVAAGPLTSEAMAGELAAAVGRENLFFFDALAPVVSARSVDRDKTFEASRYGKGEGVYVNCPLTAAEYRAFTRALVAATTAPLRDFEKRLFFEGCVPLEELARRGEDTLRFGPMKPVGLEDPRTGKRPYAVVQLRAEDLGREMFGLVGFQTRLTQREQRRVLRMVPALAGAEFLRYGAAHRNTYICSPAVLDATTELSSRRGIFVAGQLTGVEGYMEAAAAGIIAGMNAARYARGEPLVYPPPETATGALLRYISTAPRATFAPMNVNFGLFPPAGGKGKRDRQRRVVARARSAFGRWAEQLELSS; encoded by the coding sequence ATGAAGATGCCGACCGTTATTATCGGCGGCGGCTTAGCGGGCGTAGAGGCGGCGTGGCAATGCGCCCGCTTTGGCGTGCCGGTGGAGCTTTACGAGATGCGGCCCGCGAAGATGACGCCGGCCCACCGCACCGGCGCTCTGGCGGAATTGGTGTGCAGCAACTCTTTTAAATCTATGGTGGAGGGTACGGCGCCTGCTTTGCTGAAAGAGGAGATGCGGCGTTTGGGTTCGTTAACTCTTCAGGCCGCGGCGTCGGCCCGCGTTCCGGCCGGCGGCGCCTTGGCCGTAGACAGGGTACGCTTCGCGGAGGAGGTTACCGCCGCGCTCGAGGGACACGCCGGCATAGACGTGGTTCGGGCCGAGGTCGAGGAATTGCCCCCGGCGCCCGCCGTGGTCGCCGCCGGGCCGCTGACGTCGGAGGCTATGGCCGGGGAGCTCGCCGCCGCGGTGGGGCGGGAGAACCTCTTTTTCTTCGACGCCCTTGCGCCCGTAGTGTCGGCCCGGAGCGTCGATAGGGATAAAACGTTCGAGGCCAGCCGGTACGGCAAAGGCGAAGGGGTATACGTCAACTGTCCGTTAACGGCGGCGGAGTACCGGGCGTTTACGCGGGCACTGGTCGCGGCGACGACGGCCCCCTTGCGCGATTTCGAAAAACGTTTGTTCTTCGAGGGGTGCGTTCCGCTGGAGGAACTCGCGCGCCGAGGCGAGGATACGTTGCGGTTCGGGCCGATGAAGCCGGTCGGTTTAGAAGACCCCCGAACGGGTAAAAGGCCCTACGCCGTCGTACAGCTCCGCGCCGAAGACCTGGGCCGCGAGATGTTCGGCCTCGTCGGCTTTCAGACGCGCCTAACCCAACGCGAACAGCGCCGCGTTTTACGGATGGTACCGGCCCTTGCGGGAGCCGAGTTCCTCCGTTACGGCGCCGCCCACCGCAACACGTATATTTGCTCGCCCGCCGTCCTCGATGCCACGACGGAGCTGAGCTCGAGGCGGGGTATATTCGTCGCGGGACAATTAACGGGAGTAGAGGGGTATATGGAGGCGGCCGCCGCCGGTATAATCGCCGGCATGAACGCGGCCCGGTACGCCCGGGGCGAGCCGCTCGTCTATCCGCCGCCCGAGACGGCGACGGGGGCGCTGCTGCGCTACATATCGACGGCCCCGCGGGCTACGTTCGCCCCTATGAACGTGAACTTCGGCCTGTTCCCGCCGGCCGGCGGAAAGGGTAAAAGAGACCGGCAACGTCGGGTCGTCGCGCGGGCGCGGAGCGCGTTCGGCCGGTGGGCGGAGCAGCTCGAGCTGTCATCCTGA
- a CDS encoding ImmA/IrrE family metallo-endopeptidase, whose product MERRAQKVIARFGLTGPPVALEDVCRVLGFTVRVRPFDYVAGLFINDDVFPVIVVNSRERRERQRFTIAHELGHYFLGHGRKSFAEPGGRNRRERDAERFAAYLLMPAAWVRHYWAAYAANYENRSAILADLFEVSPAALKLRVKELGLEGPARGKT is encoded by the coding sequence GTGGAACGGCGGGCCCAAAAGGTTATCGCCCGTTTCGGCTTGACGGGGCCGCCGGTCGCGTTGGAGGATGTCTGTCGCGTTTTGGGCTTTACGGTCCGCGTTCGACCGTTTGATTACGTAGCGGGTTTATTTATAAACGATGACGTCTTCCCGGTAATAGTCGTTAACTCGCGCGAACGGCGGGAACGGCAACGTTTCACCATCGCCCACGAGTTGGGCCATTATTTTTTAGGCCACGGCCGAAAGTCCTTCGCGGAACCCGGAGGACGAAACCGCCGGGAGCGTGACGCCGAGCGGTTTGCGGCTTATCTGCTTATGCCGGCGGCGTGGGTGCGGCATTACTGGGCGGCTTACGCCGCCAACTACGAAAACCGGTCCGCTATACTTGCGGACTTATTCGAAGTGTCCCCCGCGGCTCTAAAACTGCGCGTCAAGGAATTGGGATTGGAAGGGCCGGCCCGAGGGAAAACATGA